The Caminicella sporogenes DSM 14501 genomic interval CTGTATCTCCTTCAAAATATACAATCACATCATCTTTTCTATTCTTAAAAACATACTCAGTTATAGCCATTACTATATATCTTTGTCCACCTGTAATATTCCATAATATAGGTTTATCTTTTGAATTGAAAAGCTTCCCCAATTTATCAATCATTTCACTATAATTTCTAGCTTCTTTATTTCCAAAACAAATATCAGGGTCTTCAAATATTATATCGTCTAATACATCCTTCAAGTTTTTATTCCATTCCCCATAGTTAAACTTCTTTAAGTTAGCATGGTTCTCATTTGTTTCTCCAGTAATATTTATAACTTTTTCAATACCGTGTTTTTTAATAGCTATATAATTGACCATCTGATTAAGTGTTGAACATATAACCATAGTATCAAATTTCATTTTACTATTCCCCCTTTTCCCTATAAGGTACTACTTCAAATTGATTAAAACCCGACTTAATAATAGAATCTTCTTCATCATATAGAAATATTTGTTCTTTTATATACTTTTTTATTTCTTTTATAATTTGACCTTCAAAATAATCACTTTCTAATAAATAAATGCTTCCTTCAGGAATAGCCTTATACATTGGCTTATGTCCTGTTCTCATATCATATCCACCGATAAATAAAGGCTCTTTATTTGATATACCTAATACCTTAATAGCCTTATTGCCTTTATCACTATCTTTAAATATTATCTGGTATCCTCCATATTTCGATATAAAAGGAGATGATATATAAAGCTTTACAAGCTTTGATTTGTTTTTATAATCATTTTCATCTTTATACTGCTTTAAAATTTGTTCATCTGTCACATCCCAATATTTACAAGATTTATTCTCTCCTCCAAGCTTTAAGTAACCTCTATCTAATCCAGTATAATCACTTTCATTCCACCATTCATCTTTAATTTCATATTCTACTAAATAGCTCCACTTTGTATCATTAAATTGTGTTAAATCTATCCTGTATAAATGCTCATCCTTTGTCATACCTTTTTCTCTTTGTATCCCAACCTTATAAGCTTGAGTTATAAATCTATGTGCTTCGTAAAAATCTACTTCTTTCCCATAAAAATATCCATTATAAAAGCTACTTCTTTTTATATAAAATTCATCTGCTCGTTTAAAATCCTTTTTATCATTAAAC includes:
- a CDS encoding type III-B CRISPR module-associated Cmr3 family protein, whose product is MKVLKIKPNDNLFFGNGKRFDKGESIWLESRLMPYPSVFYGAICSLMLQLNKTCSNRYINNKNNTEDDPRKYLTIRKIYIYDEKNKDVYMKAPLDLFVYKNKCSYGIFRKIESNVCTSSKDMSYFLFNDKKDFKRADEFYIKRSSFYNGYFYGKEVDFYEAHRFITQAYKVGIQREKGMTKDEHLYRIDLTQFNDTKWSYLVEYEIKDEWWNESDYTGLDRGYLKLGGENKSCKYWDVTDEQILKQYKDENDYKNKSKLVKLYISSPFISKYGGYQIIFKDSDKGNKAIKVLGISNKEPLFIGGYDMRTGHKPMYKAIPEGSIYLLESDYFEGQIIKEIKKYIKEQIFLYDEEDSIIKSGFNQFEVVPYREKGE